Proteins encoded together in one Ferroglobus placidus DSM 10642 window:
- a CDS encoding zinc ribbon domain-containing protein, whose product MQNSSLVILSYKIKHDYDVKEFLSSYRCLLQRAIDEIWDKIEWKRKGKRLIPTIPKSRDFKRNLRNKLLKDWSYASHYVDSAIKTAYSILNSWRKNYLRGKRGRNKPTVKRKFVRVKETLYTFRDDKIKVTVEPRKTYLEFDLSRIWFKKKVEGCNLGELILKENELIITFRKPVERNPKKKIAWDLNLLSMDGFCDRGWIKVDLKLLYTLHITYENKRRKIQSLSKTKPKTAKRLMEKYSKRYRNKVKDFLHKLTTKLAEEFKDYELGFENLDKQGMYNDRRTHNRVISKQNWKQIVFLMSYKSRIKLLNPKNSTKTCPRCGGKMKHRKGQVLECKCGLKINRQLNASINLYLKMWGFPPSMKVWEEVILPILRRSGVTLKGDETDDMLPMNPEGAEVDVSQGGRTSVTKSAEPQKTSLRSKETLKRRRSE is encoded by the coding sequence GTGCAAAACAGCTCATTAGTGATCCTTAGCTACAAGATCAAGCACGACTACGATGTGAAGGAATTTCTAAGTAGCTACAGGTGTCTTTTGCAGAGAGCGATAGATGAGATCTGGGATAAAATTGAGTGGAAGAGAAAAGGTAAAAGACTCATTCCGACAATTCCAAAATCGAGAGATTTTAAGAGAAATCTGAGAAACAAGTTGCTGAAAGATTGGAGCTATGCATCTCATTATGTCGATTCGGCAATAAAAACAGCTTACTCGATTCTGAACTCTTGGAGGAAAAACTACCTAAGGGGTAAAAGGGGTAGGAACAAACCCACCGTCAAAAGGAAGTTTGTTAGGGTTAAGGAGACTCTTTACACTTTCAGAGATGACAAAATTAAGGTTACAGTAGAACCGAGAAAGACTTATCTCGAATTCGATCTATCGAGGATTTGGTTTAAGAAGAAGGTGGAGGGTTGCAATCTCGGTGAGCTGATTCTGAAAGAGAACGAGCTAATTATCACGTTCAGAAAACCCGTTGAAAGAAATCCTAAGAAGAAAATTGCGTGGGATTTAAATCTACTTAGTATGGACGGATTCTGCGATAGAGGATGGATCAAAGTCGATTTGAAGCTTCTATACACTTTACACATAACTTACGAGAACAAGAGGCGGAAAATCCAGAGTTTAAGTAAAACTAAGCCGAAGACCGCCAAAAGATTAATGGAGAAGTATTCCAAGAGATATAGGAACAAGGTTAAGGACTTTCTGCACAAGCTTACCACGAAGCTTGCTGAAGAGTTTAAGGATTACGAGCTCGGCTTCGAGAATTTAGATAAGCAAGGAATGTACAACGATAGGAGAACTCATAATAGGGTTATTTCTAAGCAAAATTGGAAGCAAATAGTGTTTTTAATGAGCTACAAATCCCGAATCAAATTGCTCAACCCTAAAAACTCTACCAAAACCTGTCCCAGATGTGGTGGAAAAATGAAGCACCGAAAGGGACAGGTTTTGGAATGTAAATGCGGACTAAAGATTAACAGACAATTGAATGCTTCGATAAATCTCTACCTAAAGATGTGGGGTTTCCCTCCTTCTATGAAGGTTTGGGAGGAAGTAATCCTCCCGATCCTGAGAAGGAGTGGGGTTACCCTGAAAGGGGACGAGACCGATGATATGCTCCCGATGAACCCTGAGGGGGCTGAGGTTGATGTGTCCCAAGGCGGACGTACGTCTGTCACTAAGTCTGCTGAACCCCAAAAAACAAGCTTACGATCCAAGGAAACGCTGAAAAGACGTAGGTCAGAATAG
- a CDS encoding IS607 family transposase, with amino-acid sequence MEKHYTMKEASRILGVSVRTLQRWDKAGKIRCIRTIGGKRRVPESEIKRILGIYEERKVVGYARVSSHTQKDDLERQIELIKAYAKEKGWDDIEILKDVGSGLKEDRKNFQKLLKMVMNKEVSKVIVAYPDRLTRFGFKILEEFFKSYGTEIVVINKRAKTPQEELIEDLITIISHFAGKLYGMRSHKYKKVVEGAKQLISDP; translated from the coding sequence ATGGAAAAACATTACACGATGAAAGAAGCATCGAGAATACTTGGAGTAAGTGTAAGAACTCTTCAAAGATGGGACAAAGCAGGGAAGATAAGATGTATTAGAACTATAGGAGGGAAGAGGAGAGTTCCAGAATCTGAGATAAAGAGGATTTTAGGGATCTACGAGGAGAGGAAAGTAGTAGGATATGCGAGAGTTTCGTCACATACTCAGAAAGACGATTTGGAGAGACAGATTGAGCTGATCAAAGCTTACGCTAAGGAGAAGGGATGGGATGATATAGAAATTCTTAAAGATGTTGGATCTGGGTTAAAAGAGGATAGGAAAAATTTCCAAAAGTTATTGAAGATGGTAATGAACAAAGAAGTTTCCAAAGTTATCGTAGCTTACCCAGACAGACTAACGAGGTTTGGATTCAAGATTCTGGAAGAATTTTTCAAAAGTTACGGGACTGAGATCGTAGTGATAAACAAGAGAGCTAAAACACCTCAAGAAGAGCTGATCGAAGATCTGATCACTATAATTTCCCATTTCGCCGGTAAGCTTTACGGGATGAGGAGTCATAAGTATAAGAAGGTGGTTGAAGGTGCAAAACAGCTCATTAGTGATCCTTAG
- a CDS encoding CPBP family intramembrane glutamic endopeptidase, with product MSIKYLIVPQSKGSWWIHQPFNVKVLYVVGVAPLLEEIIHRRIVLQFFLSKNLMFAGLVVSSLTFGFHHVIFGWGWLKAVDMFFVGLVFGVVYIKYKLFGSWLSHFSNNLMSILFTILMS from the coding sequence TTGTCTATCAAATATTTAATAGTTCCGCAAAGCAAAGGCAGCTGGTGGATTCACCAGCCTTTTAACGTGAAAGTTCTTTACGTCGTTGGAGTCGCTCCTCTCTTGGAGGAGATTATTCACAGAAGAATCGTTCTTCAGTTCTTTCTCAGCAAAAATCTGATGTTTGCCGGACTTGTCGTTTCGAGTTTAACCTTCGGCTTCCATCACGTAATTTTCGGCTGGGGATGGCTCAAGGCTGTGGACATGTTCTTTGTAGGCTTGGTGTTCGGAGTTGTCTATATCAAATACAAACTCTTCGGTAGCTGGTTAAGTCACTTTTCGAATAACCTGATGTCGATACTATTTACGATCTTAATGAGCTAA
- a CDS encoding ISNCY-like element ISA1214-1 family transposase has translation MNLGFRVTGKFVRELLDVLDEIAEEIRQEEKEKYPYTEWERKREVVKERLRKLPEYVREAISVITVQKRVGRPKKVDLEKRVMLFLFARLMDKSNRDIEELLELFEPLFGIKVSYKTIERLYSDEEVRMALHNLFILLLREEGVSGDFSGDGTGYSLTITKHYRSNPKRKGKDFRYVFRIIDIDTGMYVGFGYSDRSEKDAFEKALGMLKSMGVKVNSISLDKYYSSRKTLRLFDAETAVYVIPKRNLARIGFDWLRVIERIVEAPYRFLKRYFKRNLSEAGFSADKRRFGWLIRQRREDRREMALFAVGLWHNIFAVRVMR, from the coding sequence ATGAACCTTGGATTCAGAGTGACAGGGAAGTTTGTAAGGGAACTTCTGGATGTTTTGGATGAAATTGCAGAGGAGATAAGACAGGAGGAGAAGGAAAAGTATCCGTACACAGAATGGGAGAGGAAGAGAGAAGTTGTTAAGGAAAGGCTGAGAAAACTCCCTGAATACGTTAGAGAGGCTATTTCTGTGATAACCGTGCAAAAGAGGGTGGGAAGACCAAAGAAAGTTGATCTGGAGAAGAGAGTTATGCTCTTTCTGTTTGCAAGGCTGATGGACAAATCAAACAGAGATATTGAGGAGCTTTTAGAGCTGTTTGAACCTTTATTCGGGATAAAGGTTAGCTACAAAACGATAGAAAGATTATACTCGGATGAAGAAGTTAGAATGGCTTTACACAACCTCTTCATCCTTCTGCTTAGAGAGGAAGGAGTTTCAGGAGATTTTTCAGGAGATGGGACAGGATACAGCCTAACCATCACTAAGCACTATAGAAGCAATCCTAAAAGGAAAGGTAAAGACTTCAGATACGTTTTCAGGATAATTGACATCGATACGGGAATGTACGTTGGCTTTGGCTATTCTGACAGATCTGAGAAAGATGCCTTTGAGAAGGCTTTAGGAATGCTCAAAAGCATGGGGGTGAAGGTAAACTCGATTTCTCTGGATAAGTATTACAGCAGTAGGAAGACTCTGAGGCTGTTTGATGCTGAGACAGCTGTCTACGTCATTCCAAAGCGAAATCTTGCCAGAATAGGATTTGACTGGTTGAGGGTTATCGAGAGGATTGTTGAAGCTCCTTATAGGTTTCTGAAGAGGTACTTCAAGAGGAACTTAAGTGAGGCAGGATTTTCTGCTGATAAGAGGAGATTTGGATGGTTGATAAGGCAGAGGAGGGAGGACAGGAGAGAGATGGCTTTGTTTGCTGTCGGGCTTTGGCACAACATATTTGCTGTGAGGGTGATGAGGTAA
- a CDS encoding DUF2080 family transposase-associated protein, whose product MRRVEVKKGDFVLKEEVEVVFEKRVTPFGNSAKVDVPKRYIGWRAYVIVVRD is encoded by the coding sequence ATGAGGAGGGTTGAAGTGAAGAAGGGAGATTTTGTTCTGAAAGAGGAGGTTGAGGTTGTTTTCGAGAAGAGAGTCACGCCTTTCGGTAATTCAGCAAAGGTTGATGTGCCCAAGAGGTATATTGGGTGGAGAGCGTATGTGATTGTTGTCAGGGATTAA